A window of the Vigna angularis cultivar LongXiaoDou No.4 chromosome 3, ASM1680809v1, whole genome shotgun sequence genome harbors these coding sequences:
- the LOC108325985 gene encoding albumin-2, producing the protein MSNPPYIDDAFRSSREYEVYFFAKNKYMRLHYTPGKTDDKILTNLRLISSGFPSLAGTPFAEPGIDCSFDTEGSEAYVFSGNNCAYIDYAPGTTNDKILAGPTTIAEMFPVLRDTVFADGIDSAFRSTRGKEVYLFKGNKYVRIAYDSKQLVGNIRNIGDGFPVLKGTIFERGIDVCFASHKEPEAYLFKGDKYVRINFSPGKTDDTLVGDVRPILDGWPVLRGILPVS; encoded by the coding sequence ATGTCAAACCCTCCTTACATCGATGATGCATTTCGTTCATCAAGAGAATATGAAGTGTATTTCTTCGCCAAGAACAAGTATATGAGGTTGCATTACACTCCCGGGAAAACAGATGATAAGATTTTGACTAATCTGCGTTTGATTAGTAGTGGTTTTCCATCACTTGCAGGAACACCATTTGCAGAACCTGGAATAGACTGTTCCTTTGACACTGAAGGGAGTGAAGCATATGTGTTCTCTGGCAACAACTGTGCCTACATAGACTATGCTCCAGGTACAACAAATGACAAGATACTTGCAGGTCCTACCACAATTGCTGAAATGTTTCCTGTGCTCAGAGACACGGTGTTTGCGGATGGCATAGACTCTGCATTTAGATCAACCAGAGGAAAAGAAGTTTACTTATTCAAGGGCAATAAGTATGTTCGCATAGCCTATGATTCGAAGCAGCTTGTTGGCAACATTCGCAACATCGGTGATGGCTTTCCTGTCCTGAAAGGTACCATCTTTGAAAGAGGAATTGATGTATGTTTTGCTTCTCATAAGGAGCCTGAAGCTTACCTTTTCAAAGGAGACAAGTATGTGAGAATCAATTTCAGCCCAGGTAAAACTGATGACACTCTTGTCGGTGATGTCAGGCCTATCCTTGATGGTTGGCCAGTTCTTCGAGGCATTTTGCCTGTGAGCTAA